The segment AAAAGCATTCCAGATACTCCTTCAGGCTCCGGCACCCGGACGGCACCGTCAGCATGGCTCTCAGAGCTGCATCATCGCCAGGAATGGAAATTTCTGCCCTGCCTGCCAGCTTTTTCACTGTCTGCCAGGGCAGGGATCCATCCAGGTGGCAGTGGAGCTCAACCTTGGGAAGCTTCGCTGCCCACTCCTGAAAGCTGCTGTATTTCTCCCGCATCTTTCCGTTTTCCTCTATCTTCTCCCTGTTCATATCCGTTTCCTCCTCTGTAAATATATTTGGCACCCAAAGACTTCCGGCCGTGCCTTCCCTGCAAGCCCTTTAGCCTTCTGCAGCAGGTTTCCTTTTCTCATAAACCCATCCGCTAAACCCGTCCGTTTTTCATCCTGTCAGGATATTTTGTCTATCATATCATTTATTTCCCGACAGCACAAGCAGTATTCGGGAGGGCCAAAGAAAGTCCCCCTTATACACAGAGATTCCTTCCCCTTAAACCACGTTATCCCTAAGGCCTCAGCCGGGGAGCGGATGGCCTCACACGCCAGACTGTTTTTCTGAACAGCTTCTGTATAACCGTTCAAAATGACGGTTCAAAAAATCGCAGCTATATGCGGCAAAGTATTTGCCCTGGCCCTTTTTCTATACTATAATTGAAAATCAGGGCAGAGGGTTTTTGTCCCTCTCCATGCCCTTTTCTGAATTTACGGAAGCATAAAGGCTTTTCCAACTATGAAGATGCCGCCATATCGGCGGCGGAATGGAGATTTCTATGACTAAATTACCAGAGCCCGGGCAGCTCTGCTGCGGCTTCACGGCTGTCTCCCAGGGCAGGATTGAGAGCCTCTCTGCCAGCACAGCGGAATTTTTCCACCCTTTAAGCGGCGCCCAGGTTTTATGCATACAAAACGATGACAGGGAGCTGGGCTTTTCTCTCATTTACAGGACGCCCCAGCTGGACGAAACAGATGCCTGCCACATGGCAGAGCACCTCGTCCTCTCTTCCTGTAAAAAATACAGAAGCCGTGATGTGTTTTTTGATATGGACAGCATGAGCTATTCCACCTTTATGAACGGGATAACAGACACCTCCTACACCTGCTACCCCATCTGTTCCAGAAGTGAGGAGCAGCTTTTAAAGCTCATGGATGTGGTTCTCTGCTGTATGGAGGAGCCGGACGCCCAGACAGAGCCTCACTTTTTCGAGCGGGAGGCCCTCCGCTATGAGCTGGAAACGCCGGACAGCCCCCTCCTTCTGGCCGGAACCGTCTTCAGCGAGGACTGGGCCCACCTTACCGATCTGGATGAGAATGCAGACAGCCATACGGCAAGAACCCTGTACCCTGGCCGTCTCGCGGCCAACCTTCCCGGACGCGCCCATCTCCACTATGAAGATGTCTCCAGAGAACAGGTAATGAGAGTTCTGACGGAGTTTTACACCTATTCCAACTGCCTCATCGTCCTCTACGGCGATATGGATTACGGCCGCGTTCTATCCTTTCTTGACAGGGAGCACTTGTCTCTCCACCCTGCCCCATTAAACGGAGGCAGCCTCATCTCGCTTCTTCGCGAACCGCCTATCCCGGGCTTTCGCTGTTCGATAGAGGAGAGTCCGGCCTACAGCGGCAGCCGCGGCTCCCAGGCTTCCGTCATTGACTACGCGCTGGATCTGTCTGACTGTGATGAGGAGGAACTGATCTGCTTTGATCTCTTTTCCGATCTCCTGGATCACAGCGCCTCCCCTCTTCACCAGACCGCAAAGAGAGAGGGGCTGAACCACGTGATCCAGGCCTTCCTCGACACGCTGCTCATCCACCCTGTCTTCAAATTCCGCCTCTACAACGGTGATGAGGGTGACCGGGACAGACTGCTGCGCGCTGTCCGGATGACGCTTGAGGAAATCTGCGAAAAAGGAATTGCCCCTGAGCTTTACCGGGCCTGTGTCAAGGAACACAGCTTAACGGACCGGTTAGTGCGCGAGGGGGTGCATCTGGGCTGCCATGCCGCCGAGGAAATCGGGCGCTACTGGAGCCTGACAGGAAAGACAGACTATTTCGCTCTCTATGAGAGGGCCTGTGCCCGCTTTGCAGAGGAGGCTTATAAGGACAGGCAGTCCCAGACTCTGATCCGCAATCTGGCCCAAAGGCTCTTAAAGCCCTTTGCAGGCGCTCTCACTGTGACGGTCCCTGTTCCAGGTCTTGCAGAGCAGCTGGAATCTCAGCGCTCCTCGTTTCTGGAGCGCAAAAAGGCGTCCATGACAGAAGAGGAAATCTCCTCCCTTGTGGCTGCCACCCGCTCCTTTCACGACTGGAACAGCAGAGAGTATGGCTGCCGCAGTTTTCTCATAAGTCCCAAGGATCTTCCCGCCCCTTTGGAACATGAGCCTTTCTGTGAGAGGACAAAAAAGGGCATCACAGGGTTTTTCTCCCCTGCGCCGGTTTCCGGCGTATTCTGCTTCCAGATCTATTTCGATCTGGGCTTTCTGTCCAGGGAGGACTGGCCCTTTCTGGCTCTGTACCAGCTGCTTCTGACCGAGGTGGACACTCCGTCCCTCTCCTCGATCCGCCAGAAGATCCTGGAGCAGGAGCTCCTCCACGACTGTACCTTTGACGAAGCCTTTCCCGGGCCTGAGGCAGGAAGCAGAAGCCGCCCTCAGCTGGCTGTATTCTGGTACGGCCTTACCGCTGACTTCACACAGAGCCTTCATTTCCTCCTTGAACTGATGGGGCAGGCCTCCTACCAGAACACGGAGCAGATTATCAGTGCCCTTGAAAAATATCTGCCGGATTACGATCTCTCCCAGGGAGAGAATGCCTCCTCTATCTCCTACGCTCTGGCTGAGAGCGCCATCCGCACGGATGCCCGCTTCAGGGCTGCCACAAACGGCCAGGAAATCTACTATTTTCTCAAGGACACCCTGCAGAGGCTTAAAAGTGAGCCAGAGTACGGCAGGGAGCTGGCCAGACGGCTCTTCCAGACGGCACAGGCCATTCTCACAAAAAACAGGATGCTTTTCGTGGCCGCTGCCCCGGCAGATACGCTTCCCCAGCTTAAAAAAGCTGCCTTCGACTGCCTTGGCTCCCTGCCGGATTGTCCGAGGCAGGCAGACGGCGTCTCCGGTGTCTCTTCTTTCCGCCAGCCCCTTCCTGAGAGCAGCGGACAGGAATCGTCTCCGGCCGACCTCCTTCCTGCCCCTGTTATGCGCTCGGCTGTGTCTTTGGACACTCCCTCACAGGAGATCCGGCTGATGGGCGATTTTGCCGGAAGGGACGATTTCAAGGGCAGATATCTGCCCTTCCTCATCGCCCTCTCGGACCGCATTTTAAAGCCGTCTCTCCGCTAC is part of the Clostridium sp. M62/1 genome and harbors:
- a CDS encoding insulinase family protein, with amino-acid sequence MTKLPEPGQLCCGFTAVSQGRIESLSASTAEFFHPLSGAQVLCIQNDDRELGFSLIYRTPQLDETDACHMAEHLVLSSCKKYRSRDVFFDMDSMSYSTFMNGITDTSYTCYPICSRSEEQLLKLMDVVLCCMEEPDAQTEPHFFEREALRYELETPDSPLLLAGTVFSEDWAHLTDLDENADSHTARTLYPGRLAANLPGRAHLHYEDVSREQVMRVLTEFYTYSNCLIVLYGDMDYGRVLSFLDREHLSLHPAPLNGGSLISLLREPPIPGFRCSIEESPAYSGSRGSQASVIDYALDLSDCDEEELICFDLFSDLLDHSASPLHQTAKREGLNHVIQAFLDTLLIHPVFKFRLYNGDEGDRDRLLRAVRMTLEEICEKGIAPELYRACVKEHSLTDRLVREGVHLGCHAAEEIGRYWSLTGKTDYFALYERACARFAEEAYKDRQSQTLIRNLAQRLLKPFAGALTVTVPVPGLAEQLESQRSSFLERKKASMTEEEISSLVAATRSFHDWNSREYGCRSFLISPKDLPAPLEHEPFCERTKKGITGFFSPAPVSGVFCFQIYFDLGFLSREDWPFLALYQLLLTEVDTPSLSSIRQKILEQELLHDCTFDEAFPGPEAGSRSRPQLAVFWYGLTADFTQSLHFLLELMGQASYQNTEQIISALEKYLPDYDLSQGENASSISYALAESAIRTDARFRAATNGQEIYYFLKDTLQRLKSEPEYGRELARRLFQTAQAILTKNRMLFVAAAPADTLPQLKKAAFDCLGSLPDCPRQADGVSGVSSFRQPLPESSGQESSPADLLPAPVMRSAVSLDTPSQEIRLMGDFAGRDDFKGRYLPFLIALSDRILKPSLRYRGGAYDCGADFSLPNGYFSLWCTADPGLEETVRIFRQAGTALRSLTLTEEELDGYVLSAFSQAQPLSGPLNTRMRLMRRKAAGICTETVDALIRDIPNASLECQAEAADLIQELIEKGSLAVAGSRQAVERAARLFERTEHLHS